The genomic DNA AGGAGAATAGGGAAGTTTAAAACAACGCGGAGCCCGCCACTGTAGTCGAGGAGCTGCTGCAATGCCACTGGGAAACTGGGAAGGCGCAGCATGTGATGAATCGGAGTCAGGAGACCTGCCTAAGAGAAGTTCTACAATGTGGTTATGGCAAGACCTCAGCTTATTTAAGCTGGGTTTTTTTTGTATGGTCGGGAATTACCATTAAAGGAGGAAGTAAGTTAATTATGAAAAAATTAAAGGAAACAATTAGTTTAATTGATGGTTTGAACACAAAAGCTCAGGAACAAATGGAACAACATTTAAACTCACTAACTAAACCATTCGGAAGTTTAGGCTTGTTAGAATCACTAGCGATTAAAATAGCAGGTATAACTGGAAATGCACAACCTAATATTGACCCAGCAATGGTAGTGTTAATGGCGTCAGACCATGGTGTAACTGCAGAAGGAGTTTCAGCTTATCCATCAGAAGTTACTCAGCAAATGGTTAGAAATTTTATTACAGGTGGAGCAGCGATCAATGTTTTATCCCGAGCTTCAAATGCCTCAGTTCAGGTTGTTGATATAGGTATTAATGGAGAGTTGCAACTTCCAGGTTTAATCAACAGAAAAATACGCTTTGGAACAAATAACATGGTGCAAGGACCAGCTATGGAAAGGACAGAAGCAGTTTCGGCGATAGAAGTAGGAATTGAGGTAGCACAGTCAGCTATACAGAAAGGTGCGAGACTTTTAGCACTTGGAGAAATGGGAATCGGAAATACCACAGCAAGTAGTGCGATGGTCGCCGTACTCGGGCAGTTATCTGTTGATCAAGTCGTTGGGTTTGGAACAGGAATAAATACAGATGAAAAAGTAAAAAAAGCCAACGTTATTAAAAGATCAATTGAAATAAATCAACCCAATCCAGCTGATCCGATTGACGTTTTGGCAAAAGTCGGGGGATTAGAAATAGCAGGACTTGCTGGGATTGTGTTGGGTGCTGCAGCAGCACGAGTCCCTGTTTTAATAGATGGCTTCATCACAGCTGTGGCTGCGTTGACAGCGGTTCGAATGACTCCCGCATGTGTGCATTATCTTATTGCATCACATCAATCAGTGGAACCGGGTCATATCTTTGTAAATAAACTTTTAGGATTACAGCCACTTGTTAATCTAAACCTTCGTCTTGGAGAAGGAAGTGGGACGGCAATTGCACTTCCCATTGTGAGATCAGCTATTAAAATTGCAAATGAAATGTCTACATTCGAGCAAGCAGGCGTTTCTGGTTCAACTGATGGTTCGGTAAAAGGTACAGCAGAAGTAGCGAAGACATCTGAAATATTACCTACAGAACCTACATTGCAAATAGCAACTCTTCATGAGTTTGATGTGCAACAAAAACAAGGTGTCTATAATGCAATTTATAGCCGAAGGGATATTCGTTCATTTATAAAGCAACCAATTGAGGAGGAAAAACTGTACAGAATCTTAAAAGCAGCACACCATGCACCCTCAGTTGGCTTTATGCAACCGTGGAATTTCATTGCGGTTCGCTCAGACGAAATTAAACAGCAATTACATGACGTTGTTTCTAAAGAAATACAAGTAGCAGGAAAATATTTTGAAGATGATCGGTCTTTGTTGTATCCTAAGCTAAAACTTGAAGGTATTCTTGAGGCACCTGTTACGATTTGTTTTACGTGTGACCCGACAAGGAACGGGGATCATGTACTGGGACGCAATACGATACCAGAAACAGATGCCTATTCGGTAGTATGTGCTATGCAGAACTTATGGTTAGCTGCTCGGGCTGAAGGGCTTGGAGTTGGATGGGTTTCCTTTTATAAGAAACAAGACATACGAAAAATACTTAATATTCCGCCACATATCGAGCCTATCGGTTTGATGTCAGTTGGGTATACACATCAGTTTCAAGAACAACCTGTATTAGAGACAGTCGGATGGGGAAAACGAATACCAATAGACAATTTAATTTATACTGACAATTGGGGAAGCAATAAAACTAAATAGTTAAGTGACCATTATTTAGCTGGATTTGATAGAGTTATAAACGAAACGAGTCCTTCTTCATTAGAAGAACCGTTTCTAAATCTTTTATTAACATATGTTTCCCATATTGTTCTTACTAACCATAATGAATAATAAAGTTATTTCATTAAATGTCCCGATTACGGAAAACTGTCTTATTGAAAATCAATCAAATTTATATATGTTGATATAAATATAATAAACAGAACTTTCATAAAACCGGAAGTTCTGTTTGGTTTTATTGTCTTATTGAAACAGATAGGTAAGGGTTTGAGAGAATCGTTCCCTTTTCCCCCTGTTCACACCGTACGTGCGACTTTCACCGTATACGGCGTTCCAACTAATCCAATTCATTCAATTCTATGTACTCAAGTGAAATTAGTTTAATCTCAATCAAATCGTATAGTTTTTACATAAACTTCTGAGTTCATTTACTTTTCCCTTTTGTTTGCTGTTCAGTTGTAAATCATCAAGAATAGAATTAATTTTATTAATATCTTTCAGATGTACGAGCCTGTGAAGAGTTTCATGTAGATCTATCAAGTTTGAATAACGGTCATCTTACATACCTAAACTCACTAATAATATCAGTTAACCAATTTTCCATAGTCATCCCCTTCGATTTCTTATTAGAAAAGCATCCTTGTTCTAAACTGCTTCTTTAGCTTAATAGTGCTCAGCATTTTCGAATTGTTCATCAAAGTCTCATTTTTCTTTGTTTTAGAATAGCAATAATTTTTATAGGAAAAACTTCCCTAAAAGGGATGACATTTAAGAAAGAAAAAATCATTGAAATATCTTCTTGGATAATAATGTTTATGTTGTTAATCAAATTTGTACCGAAGAAAAAAATACGTGAAGCACATGTAGTTTTCCTGTTTACACAGGTAGTCACCTGGTTAATGGGGGCACTTGTTGTTGAAAAAGGTAATATAAAATATCCCATCAGAACCTTCTTCAAAAAAACAATAAAAAGCAATTTTACTTTTGAATATTTTATTTTTCCTGCATGGAATGTATTGTTCAACATTCTTTATCCTGAAAACAAAAATACTTATATCAAGGCATTATATTATTTGTTGCATACCACTAGTGTTGCATTAATTTAATTTCACTATTAAAAATACTCAAAATGTTCAACTTTATTATATTGTGCAAAGAAAAAGTCCTTTATAATGGATAAGTCAGGTGGTAACCCGTCCAAATCCACTAAAAAGGACACATCTCATGGACAAGATTACACGAAAAACTTCATTTGGACAATGGTTTTCACCAATTAATATTCAATTATTTGAAGAACAGGTGAAAACGATGAAATTAGATTACTATACGAAAAAATTAACGACAGAGTCTTTCCTAAAATTACTACTTTTTGCCCAGCTAGAAGAAATCGAAAGCCTGCATGCGCTAGGTGATTGTCTATTCGATGACCAACTTCAAAAAGGGATTGACCTTGATTCGATCAGTATTTCTCAGCTGTCACGGCGATTAAATGGCATGAACCCAGATCTATTTCAAAGGCTTTTCCTTGATTTGGTCGTACAAATTCATGCCAAGACACACTATACGAAACTGGTCATGCCGTTAAAAATCATTGATTCAAGCACATTGCCACTTAATTTGACCAATCATAAATGGGCAAAGTTCCGTAAGACAAAAGCCGGTGTGAAGTTGCATCTACGCCTTGTGTTTATGGAAAAAGGTGCGTCCTATCCAGAAAAAGCAGTCATAACAACGGCAAACGAACATGATCGTGGTCAACTTGAAATCATGGTCGATGACAAGGAATGCATGTATGTGTTTGACCGTGGCTATCTAGACTACGAGCGCTTTGATCGCATGACAGATGGCGGTTACTTTTTTCTATCAAGGCTAAGAAAAAACGCCGTTATACGGGAGGTTTATGATTTTAAACTACCCGAGGATTCCGCTGTTTTATCAGATCAAATGGTCCTGATTGGTACAACCCAAAACCGTGCTGAAAATTACTTTCGCCTTCTAAAAGTGCTTGATTCCAAAGGAAATGAACTCCATTTAATCACCAATCGCTTTGATTTGAACGCTGAAGAAATTTCAGAGATGTATAAATCAAGGTGGGCCATTGAGTTGTTTTTTAAATGGATCAAACAGCACCTTAGCATCAAAAAGTTCTACGGACAAAGCGAATGGGCCATTCAAAATCAAGTGTTTATCGCACTTATCGTTTTTTGCCTACATGTTCTTGTTCAACTTGAGACAAATAGTAAGCGAAAAACCTTAAAAATTAGCCGTTATCTACGGGCTGCCCTTTGGAAACCAGCCCATATTTGGCTCCGAAAAATTGAAGGAAAAGCCATTCCTTGATAAGAAAGTTGTCGTCGTCACACAGGTCTAATTGTAAATAAATTTCCAAATGGATGGAGCCACCTTTGTTGGGTATTTACTTTTTTGGCTCTAAATAGAGAATATAATTAAACTGAAAATTACGAAATTATTTATGCAACACTAGTGGTTGCATACTTCTCTAATAATATTTTTTGAAGTAATCGCTCTAAAGTACACAAAATTGATTCACTATAAAAAATGGAAATGGTATTGGAGCTTCATAACTGTATTCATCCATCCTTTTTTGTTCAACTAAAGTCCCCCAATGCTGAATATTTGAAGCCCTTTTAGTTATGATTTCTCCCTTGACAAACCAAAAATTATTAATTTTCCATGCAATATTACATATTTGATAAAAAAATTCCAGATACTTGTTAAAGAATATAAAATTAATCTTAAAAAGGAATTGATTATATGGATAATAAAAAGGCTGCCAAGTTAACTGCTGGTGAGTTAGCACACTGTTGGGAACAGTTAATGAATAATAGTATGTTAAATGTTGTTTTGGAGTATCTTACATTAACATCAGAACTAGAAGAAGTTAAATCTCTTTGTAATGAGGCGGGTTCTAATTCTAAATCTGCTGTACAATTTTTTGAATCTGTACTACGAAGTGAAAACTATCCAATCCCCAAAGGCTTTAACATTAAAGATGATTTAAACCCAAATGCCCCTAAGATATATACAGATGTTTTTATACTATTTTATTTAAATAATATGTCTAAAATTGGAATGTCCTTAACAAGTATGGCACTATCCGATTCAGTAAGGGAGGATATCCGCAATTTTTTCCACGTGCAATTAAAAAACGTTTCAAGTTTATATGAACGTACAACAACTATTCTATTGGAAAAGGGAGTATTTGTAAGACCTCCTTCAATTACCTCCACCCATGAAACAAACCCAATTACAGATAAAGGATTTTTGGGTAACTTCTTTAATGATAATAGAGAATTAACTGCAAGAGAAGCAAATGAGCTACACAAAAATGTTTTTATGAATTATATTGGTAAAAACTTATTAATTGGTTTTATACAATCTACATCTAATCAGCAATTAATGCGTTTATTGCAACATGGAAAAGAATTATCTTTAAATATTATAGACAAATTAGGTGATATTTTAGTTCAAAACGATTTACCTATTTCAATGACTTGGGATACGAATGTTTTGGACGGTAAAACATCGCCTTTTTCAGATAAATTAATATCTTATCTATTGGATGAACTTAATCGTGATGGTATCGCCAGTTATGGGTATAGTGCAGCAGTAAGTATCCGAAAAGATTTAAAAACTACATATGCAAAGATAATTGCAGATGTGTATCAATATGAAGAAAATATAAAAACCTTTATGATAAAAAATGAATGGATGGAGAAACCTCCTGTTGCACTAAATAGGGATAAGCTTGCTCAAGACTAAAGAAATAAAGCTACCAAAGTAAGGTAGCTTTTTTGGTTTTTAAAGGAATTCCAAATCTCCTTTAAGAAATGGTATGTGTACCAGATATATAAAAGCCATTATTCCACTAACCTATCCTTTTGTTCAAGAACTGATACAAAGAGTGCAATTCCTTATACGGCTACGTTGTTATTACTGGAAAACTATAAACCACCGAACAAATATGATAAAAGGAATGTATTTCTAAGAATGATAAAAATAAGTATCACTATTGGAATGACCTTTAAGTATTGTGGTTTTGATTTTGTCATTATTACTAGTAGAAATAATGCAGCAAATAAATCAAAACCCGTCACCATTGAAAATACATAAAAGAATGAATATCCTTGTGTGAGCAAGAAACCAATAGGTAGCGAAGCACAAATTGCTGGTCCCCACCCCTCACCTCGACTAAACCACACGATGTAAGCCCCTATAGGCGAAACAAGTGCAATAGCACACCAACGTAAAAAATAATAGGTTGGGAAAAATCCAAACAACACTTGTGAATAAATATAGTATGATAACAACATTCCTACAAAAAATGCGAGTACTTTTATAGCAGCATATTTAGGACTTCTACTACTCACGGAAATGAGAGTCGCCAAAATAACCCACATACCTATACTAGTCGTAATGTCACTAATGATAGTAAAAACCATTCCACTTTCACTATTGAATGACACAGTATCACTGTATTTGGCTATCGTTCCTAAGAAAATACCAAAAATAAAATAAACACCTAAATAAGTGAAAGAATGTTTTTCAGTACGTTTTGGCTTATCATTTATTTTAAAATTTCTGAGTACATCCCTAATTTCATCACCCTCTTTGTTAAATCGACTTTTATCTCTTCATTGCATTTCAATATTGTTGGTTATTCAAGTAAATGTACCTTTTGTACGATAACCTGTGTTTTAAAAAGTACAAAATAAAAGGTCATAATCCTTAAGATTAAGACCCATATTCTTAGATATAAGTTATGATTATTCCTTTTTTTCAATATCTTTATCCCGAAATACACTGTAAATCAATAAAGCAGACAGAAACCAATAAGATAGTATTGATACTACATTCCCCATTGAAAAACTAAGTAAGAGAGCAATAAAGATAATTAATCCACTAAGCATTGTTTTGTTTAATCATTTGAACAAGCCCTTAAGTATATAAAATAATCTCTCCTTAACCAAATTATACCAATACTTTAACACTTAATAAATATTAAATTGGATGTCCTTGTTGCATAAACCTGCTTCTTTTGTTGAATAAGGATGTTTGGTAAGGTCGATTAGTGTTAATAGAAGTTTCTCGAAGAACCTAAGCACAGAAAAAACCGCCCAAATCCTTTGATAGGTTTAAGCGGTTTACATTAAATCGGTAATTAGCGTTAATTGGTGTTATACGAATTGTTGTGGATTCATTTTTCTACGACTATACTGACCTTTTTTTACCTGGTCCACCTACTATCCCGTTTTTACAAAAAGAAAAAAAGATCGCGCAGCGATCCTTTTCTTTATCTCTAGTCCTTTTTAAGTTGTTCAGTCAAATTTTGATTACGTAGTTAATTTATGAAATTATCAACTCTTTTTCTTCAATAACCCAATAATATGTGCGGAAGGTTTTCATTAGCTGAAGAGACTATGTTAAAAAATAAAATTGAATTTTTTGAGCAAAAGAAAAGGCTTCTTTTGAAGTCATCACCTTCATTTATTAAAATAAAAACTCTTCTTCAATCTCAGAAATCATATTCACCCGATTGGCATGTCTTCCACCTTCAAATTCAGCTTCCAACCATGCCTTTACTATCATTTTGGCAAGTTCACTGCCAATCACACGTGAACCAAATGCTAGTATATTGGTATTATTATGCTCTTTTGATAGTTTAGCAGTATATGGTTCACTGCAAACCACCGCACGAATTCCTTTTACTTTATTGGCAGAAATAGAGATGCCCACTCCTGTTCCGCAAATTAATATCCCAGCATCTACCCGTTTTTCTATTACTTCTACGGCTACTTTTTTTCCGTATAAAGGGTAATCAGTTCGTTCAGTGCTTTGAGGACCAAAATCAACTACTTCATGACCAAGTTCGTTTAGGTAATCAATGATAATCGGCTTTAGTTCTATTCCTACATGGTCAGTGGCAATTGCAATTTTCACGATATTCCCTCCTCTTTCTGGTTAATCGATTAACCTTTACCTATAATGTTCTTTCTTGCCTATCTCTTATAATTTATCCTTTACTAGTTGAACCCCTTCTTACAAGCTCTACAGGTATTTTAATGGTATTATGTTGTCTCGGAGTCTTTTTTTCAATTAATAATAGAAGATTTTCCGCTGCAAGCTCCCCGAGTAGTTGCTTATTTTGATCAATCGAGGATATGGAATTATATCGGGCTAAGCTAATATTATCGTACCCGACAATTTTCACTTGGTCTGGAACGGATATTCTATTTTCCTTTAGAGCTAAATAAGCACCATATGCTAAACCGTCCGTTGTGGCAAATATTCCGTCAAATTCAAATTTATTGTTTTTAATAAGACTATGGATTGCTTCTTTTCCTTGCTCTATTCCTACTTCTAAAAGGGCGACTTGGTTCTCCTTCACGTCTATACCATGTTCCTTAAGCGCATTATGAAAACCAATACTTCTTTCTACAGTCGGTAACACATCTCTAAAATCTCTCAATAATAGGATATTTTCACATCCATGTTTGATAAGTTCTAAAGTTGCTAGATAACCTCCATGAATATTATCAGAGGAAATAATCATCGTATTTTCCAGATTCGGCTTCCGATCGATACAAACAATCGGCAGGTTGGTTCTTGCTTCTATTAATTGGTTACTGGCTGCCAAATAGATTAATCCGTCTACGCCTTTGTTCTCTAATTCTTTTAAATACTGTATTTCCTTTTCCTCGTTTTCATCTGAATTACAGATAAAAATTGAGTAACCAATGGGACCACAGTACCTTTCAATGGCTAATACGATATGAGCAAAAAATTCATTCGTAATATCCGGTACAATTACACCAATTGTTTTAGATTTACTTGTTCTTAAGCTTTTTGCAACAGCGTTTGGTCGGTAATCATATTTTTCTACTACGTCCAAGATCTTCTTCCTCGTTTCGTTTGAGTATCTACCCGTATTGTTTAGAACCTTGGAAACGGTTGCAGTAGAAACACCAGTTAGCTCAGCTATTTTTTTTATAGTTAACCTTTCATTTTCCATAACATGCCTCGCTATTAGTTTTTTATGCGCTACATGTATAGTATAAAGAGGCGATCATACAAAAGCAATGGTCTGCCTATTTCCTTCTACATGAACTGTACAGTTTTGTTACGCAATTTTTCATAGATATAACTGGCCGCACCAAGTACACCTGCAGAACTAGTATCTAATGCATATTCAAACGTTATCCCTTCAGCAGGAACAGGTTTCCGAGTATATTTAATGATATATTCTTCGAGACTTTTTTTCGGAAAATTCGTCATTCCAATTACCCCCCCCCCCAAAATAACAACATGGGGATCAAAAATGTTTAATTCGGTTGCAATAGGTATGGCAAGTGATTGTAAAAAATCATCTATAATAGGTTCATTTGAACAAGAAACAAATATTTCTTCAAACGGAATATCTCGGAAGAATTCTTGATGAATCGAAACTAGTTTCTTCCCCGATGCGATTCCTTCTACACATCCAACATTCCCACAGCCGCATACCACATCATTGTGTAAAATAGGTATATGTCCAAGCTCCCCAGCAGCACCATTTTTCCCTTCTAGAAACTGTTGGTTAAGGTAAATGGCATTGCCAAAACCCGTACCGATATAAAAACCTAAAACAATTTCTTCACGGTTTAGTTCTCGCTGAGAAAGTTCGTACTGCATTAAAAAATTTACATCTCTATTTATAAAAACGGGCATCTCGACTAACTCTTGAAGAGGATCAACGATATTTATATTACTTAAATAGTCTAAGTTAGGTGTTGAATAAATGCTTTTCTTATCCTTACTCACCACTGAGGGAAACCCTATGCCAACAGCAACAACCTGCCCGTCAACTATCTGACTATCAATATAGTTTTTTACAAAATTGGCCAAAGATTTAATAGGATTAAATGGATCCATAACGTCCTTTGTTTTAACCTTGGAAAAATAGTGCAATGTTCCCTCTTGGGTAACAGCGCCAACTCTTATATGTGTTCCACCCATATCTAACCCTATTACATACTGCTTTAAACTTTCCTCCATTTGTACCTCACCTCTAACCGACAAATTGTTTAACTTGAAAAATTATGATTGGAGAAGATGGTTTTCTTCATTATTTACATCCTTTAACATGAGATCCCATGCTTTCTCCACATCATCATTAAGATTAAACAAGCCTGAACTTCCTACGATTAATACCTCTGCCCCCGCCTCTAACAGTTGCTGAAAGGTGTTTTTATTACAAGAGCCATCAATCGTAATGAGATACTTATAGCCATGCTTTTCCTTCAAGTCTTTTGCTTCTTTAATCTTATCAATCATCTCAACAACAAACTTCTGGCCAGCAAAGCCTGGATCTACCGTCATAATGGTCAGCTTATCAACATGATGAATATAATGACGAATCGCCTCAATCGGAGTTTCTGGATTTAATACAACTCCAAAT from Robertmurraya sp. FSL R5-0851 includes the following:
- the cobT gene encoding nicotinate-nucleotide--dimethylbenzimidazole phosphoribosyltransferase, with product MKKLKETISLIDGLNTKAQEQMEQHLNSLTKPFGSLGLLESLAIKIAGITGNAQPNIDPAMVVLMASDHGVTAEGVSAYPSEVTQQMVRNFITGGAAINVLSRASNASVQVVDIGINGELQLPGLINRKIRFGTNNMVQGPAMERTEAVSAIEVGIEVAQSAIQKGARLLALGEMGIGNTTASSAMVAVLGQLSVDQVVGFGTGINTDEKVKKANVIKRSIEINQPNPADPIDVLAKVGGLEIAGLAGIVLGAAAARVPVLIDGFITAVAALTAVRMTPACVHYLIASHQSVEPGHIFVNKLLGLQPLVNLNLRLGEGSGTAIALPIVRSAIKIANEMSTFEQAGVSGSTDGSVKGTAEVAKTSEILPTEPTLQIATLHEFDVQQKQGVYNAIYSRRDIRSFIKQPIEEEKLYRILKAAHHAPSVGFMQPWNFIAVRSDEIKQQLHDVVSKEIQVAGKYFEDDRSLLYPKLKLEGILEAPVTICFTCDPTRNGDHVLGRNTIPETDAYSVVCAMQNLWLAARAEGLGVGWVSFYKKQDIRKILNIPPHIEPIGLMSVGYTHQFQEQPVLETVGWGKRIPIDNLIYTDNWGSNKTK
- a CDS encoding CBO0543 family protein, which produces MTFKKEKIIEISSWIIMFMLLIKFVPKKKIREAHVVFLFTQVVTWLMGALVVEKGNIKYPIRTFFKKTIKSNFTFEYFIFPAWNVLFNILYPENKNTYIKALYYLLHTTSVALI
- a CDS encoding IS4 family transposase produces the protein MDKITRKTSFGQWFSPINIQLFEEQVKTMKLDYYTKKLTTESFLKLLLFAQLEEIESLHALGDCLFDDQLQKGIDLDSISISQLSRRLNGMNPDLFQRLFLDLVVQIHAKTHYTKLVMPLKIIDSSTLPLNLTNHKWAKFRKTKAGVKLHLRLVFMEKGASYPEKAVITTANEHDRGQLEIMVDDKECMYVFDRGYLDYERFDRMTDGGYFFLSRLRKNAVIREVYDFKLPEDSAVLSDQMVLIGTTQNRAENYFRLLKVLDSKGNELHLITNRFDLNAEEISEMYKSRWAIELFFKWIKQHLSIKKFYGQSEWAIQNQVFIALIVFCLHVLVQLETNSKRKTLKISRYLRAALWKPAHIWLRKIEGKAIP
- a CDS encoding CBO0543 family protein encodes the protein MHTSLIIFFEVIALKYTKLIHYKKWKWYWSFITVFIHPFLFN
- a CDS encoding DUF3231 family protein; translated protein: MDNKKAAKLTAGELAHCWEQLMNNSMLNVVLEYLTLTSELEEVKSLCNEAGSNSKSAVQFFESVLRSENYPIPKGFNIKDDLNPNAPKIYTDVFILFYLNNMSKIGMSLTSMALSDSVREDIRNFFHVQLKNVSSLYERTTTILLEKGVFVRPPSITSTHETNPITDKGFLGNFFNDNRELTAREANELHKNVFMNYIGKNLLIGFIQSTSNQQLMRLLQHGKELSLNIIDKLGDILVQNDLPISMTWDTNVLDGKTSPFSDKLISYLLDELNRDGIASYGYSAAVSIRKDLKTTYAKIIADVYQYEENIKTFMIKNEWMEKPPVALNRDKLAQD
- a CDS encoding DUF6518 family protein, with product MVFTIISDITTSIGMWVILATLISVSSRSPKYAAIKVLAFFVGMLLSYYIYSQVLFGFFPTYYFLRWCAIALVSPIGAYIVWFSRGEGWGPAICASLPIGFLLTQGYSFFYVFSMVTGFDLFAALFLLVIMTKSKPQYLKVIPIVILIFIILRNTFLLSYLFGGL
- the rpiB gene encoding ribose 5-phosphate isomerase B, giving the protein MKIAIATDHVGIELKPIIIDYLNELGHEVVDFGPQSTERTDYPLYGKKVAVEVIEKRVDAGILICGTGVGISISANKVKGIRAVVCSEPYTAKLSKEHNNTNILAFGSRVIGSELAKMIVKAWLEAEFEGGRHANRVNMISEIEEEFLF
- a CDS encoding LacI family DNA-binding transcriptional regulator, yielding MENERLTIKKIAELTGVSTATVSKVLNNTGRYSNETRKKILDVVEKYDYRPNAVAKSLRTSKSKTIGVIVPDITNEFFAHIVLAIERYCGPIGYSIFICNSDENEEKEIQYLKELENKGVDGLIYLAASNQLIEARTNLPIVCIDRKPNLENTMIISSDNIHGGYLATLELIKHGCENILLLRDFRDVLPTVERSIGFHNALKEHGIDVKENQVALLEVGIEQGKEAIHSLIKNNKFEFDGIFATTDGLAYGAYLALKENRISVPDQVKIVGYDNISLARYNSISSIDQNKQLLGELAAENLLLLIEKKTPRQHNTIKIPVELVRRGSTSKG
- the alsK gene encoding allose kinase — its product is MEESLKQYVIGLDMGGTHIRVGAVTQEGTLHYFSKVKTKDVMDPFNPIKSLANFVKNYIDSQIVDGQVVAVGIGFPSVVSKDKKSIYSTPNLDYLSNINIVDPLQELVEMPVFINRDVNFLMQYELSQRELNREEIVLGFYIGTGFGNAIYLNQQFLEGKNGAAGELGHIPILHNDVVCGCGNVGCVEGIASGKKLVSIHQEFFRDIPFEEIFVSCSNEPIIDDFLQSLAIPIATELNIFDPHVVILGGGVIGMTNFPKKSLEEYIIKYTRKPVPAEGITFEYALDTSSAGVLGAASYIYEKLRNKTVQFM
- the alsE gene encoding D-allulose 6-phosphate 3-epimerase encodes the protein MTKYSPSLMCMDLSKFKEQVEVLNRKADFYHVDIMDGHFVKNITLSPFFIQELKKISKLPIDAHLMVENPSDFVDMTINAGADYISLHAETINGEAFRLAHHIKDKGKKFGVVLNPETPIEAIRHYIHHVDKLTIMTVDPGFAGQKFVVEMIDKIKEAKDLKEKHGYKYLITIDGSCNKNTFQQLLEAGAEVLIVGSSGLFNLNDDVEKAWDLMLKDVNNEENHLLQS